CGTTCATCGCGGATCCGCTCATCCGCCTGAACCCGGACGGGCGGTATGCTCCGGCGCTCGCCACGGCGTGGACGGTTTCGCCCGACGGGAAGGTATGGACGCTCACGCTGCGCAAGGGCGCGAAGTTCCAGGACGGGACACCGTTCAACGCCGCCGCCGTGAAGTTCAACATTGACCGCATCATGGACCCCAACACGCACTCGGCGGAGCTGGCCAACTTTCTCGGCGCCGCAAATTTCAAGCACGCGGACATTGTTAACGACTCGACCGTGAAAATCACGTATTCCGGCCCCGTGCCGATCGCGTTCTGGGGCCTGAGCGTCGCGCCGATGTGGTCTCCCGCAGCTGTGAAGCAGTACAGCGGCGGCTTTCCGCAGCATCTAACCGGGGCCGGCCCCTTCAGTCTCGCCGAATGGGTTCGCGGCGATCATATCAAGTTTGTGAAGAATCCCGGCTACACCGCCGGGCCGCCGCTGCAGTCGCATGCGGGCCCGGCCTATCTCGACGGGATAACCGTCCGCTTCGTCGGCGATCAGGGCGTGCTCGGACAAGTGCTGAAGTCCGGCGAAGCCAACCTCGTCGTGGAACTGCCTTCCCAGAGCCTGAACGAGTACCGCCACAACGCGAACTATCGGATCGTCCTGGGATTCCAGCCGGGGACCGGCATGCAGTTTGTCATGAATACGAGCCGGCCGGCCTTGAGTGACATCCGGGTGCGAAAGGCTCTGCGCTTCGCCTACGAGCCGGACAAGATCAACCAGACGCTGTACGGCGGTGATTACGTCACGGTGAAGGGTCCGCTGACCCCTTCGAGCCGGTTCTATTGGAAGGGCGCCGAGGCCGCGTACCATTATGATGCAGCGAAGGCGCGCAGCCTCCTCGACGAGGCGGGCTGGAAGGTCAACACGCAAACCGGTATGCGCGAGAAGGAAGGGAAACCGCTCAGTCTGACGCTCGTCATGCTGCACCACAAGCAGATCGGCGAATATCTGGCCGCGCAGCTCAAGCAGATCGGCGTCGACCTCCAAGTCGCCGTCGTACCTGGGCCGGTGC
This window of the bacterium genome carries:
- a CDS encoding ABC transporter substrate-binding protein, which codes for MKSLKWVAKAAWMVVAVGLVAAAGVPARSAAVRGGTLTIAWPADEEPANLDAQVDPYDSTKLLNSFIADPLIRLNPDGRYAPALATAWTVSPDGKVWTLTLRKGAKFQDGTPFNAAAVKFNIDRIMDPNTHSAELANFLGAANFKHADIVNDSTVKITYSGPVPIAFWGLSVAPMWSPAAVKQYSGGFPQHLTGAGPFSLAEWVRGDHIKFVKNPGYTAGPPLQSHAGPAYLDGITVRFVGDQGVLGQVLKSGEANLVVELPSQSLNEYRHNANYRIVLGFQPGTGMQFVMNTSRPALSDIRVRKALRFAYEPDKINQTLYGGDYVTVKGPLTPSSRFYWKGAEAAYHYDAAKARSLLDEAGWKVNTQTGMREKEGKPLSLTLVMLHHKQIGEYLAAQLKQIGVDLQVAVVPGPVQLQRAQSGDFDLIYERQRTFEPDGSLFAIWYSKNDKPGGWA